In the genome of Paramormyrops kingsleyae isolate MSU_618 chromosome 5, PKINGS_0.4, whole genome shotgun sequence, the window AGGCTGACCGAACCCCTCCCAGAGCATCGCGCTCCCTCCCTCCGTCTCCACGAGCAGCCATTTGTTTACCGATGAATACAAAGATGGCGGCTGCCGGCGCGTAAAGTGGAACGCTGCTAAGGTAGTAGCTTTATTTTATATGAACCTTCGCATCCCTCGTTCCTGGCCGCCGCTGGCCTCGGCGTGGCCCGGAGAAACGCACAGGATGTAAAACGGAGCACTAGGCGTGAAGCCCCGAGTTTGATTTACTCGAGCACCGCGTTGGCCTATTCCGCGCGGCGCCGAGCGGGCTCGAGTGGTCGGTCTTGACCGGGTAGGTGACACTTCCGGTTCGAGGCGGCCGAGTCGGGAAGGACCGACCGGGCGAAAgggggtgtgtttgtgttcaAACGTAGGCGGGAAAAGATATAAACTCAATTAAATCCGTCACCGCTTTCGTTTATTTATCTTCTTTCGTTTAATCGGGTGATGCTGTAAATCTCGAAACTATAGCTTAACGGGAGTAAAATACATGCAGCTATGCAGAGAGAGGCTGATCTAGGTCGCATGGCTTAAATGACAGACACGAACCCTACCATCAGCTGGGCGTTTGACAGTTTCGAGCCATTGATTATTCGGATAACGTCAAAGCGCAAGTTACCGCCTCTTACATGTATTCTGCTAACGGCATTTTAATGTCTGTCCCCGAGCTTGTTTGTGTTAATTGCAATTCACGGCGTGTGGTCAGAAATAAATTTGCACCCGAGTATGTGAGAATTTCTGAAAGCAAGAATGTTCTGAAATCTATTTGTTGAAATACTGTTTATATTCCTGTAATGTAATTTGTTATGCAAATGGACGGGTTTAAGTCAATGGTGTATATGATGGTCGTGTTGGTAATGAAAGAATATTATGGCTTTTTGTATAACTTCGTCGTTACCCAACTTCTAAGCTAATAAGGTCTACTACTGTTTCTTCTCCCGAGTCAGTGAGGTAGAGATTGCCCGGATGCCGCTTTGAATGGGATCATGGCATTTGAGGAGATAAAGAAGAAAGGCTTGATCGGTAAGGGATCTGAGTTCACTGACATGCTTCCTGCCTTCTGGTTTATTAAGGCTTGTAGGCTTCATGCTAAAGGACAGTTATGACATTGGTATGGCTCCGCCCTCCTTTCTTTGCCAGAGGTGTCAGGTATGGAGGGGGATGTGGGTCTGGTAGCAGGACGTAGTCAAAGAGAGAAGAGGAGATCTTACAAAGACCTGCTCCGAGAGGAGGAAGAGATCGCCGCTCAGGTGCGCAAGTCTGCCAAGAAACGGCCCAAGGTAAAGGATGTGGGTTTTTCCAttgttttttgcttgtttttcccATTGTGTCTGTGCTCTCACTACTTCCCattagtgatttttttcccctttccatAATTTTGCCATTGTGGATGTTGTGCTTTACTGCAGCCTTATCACAGCCATGCACTGCTTTACCTGCCTGGACTGATATATTCTAACGTATCTGAGTTAAAAGTTTGAAATACATTTAATGTGTTTCTTGGTTGTATTTTACCATCATTTCTCCTTTCAGGACTCTGAGCTGTTTTTACTGGGGGGAGAATCTcacaagaagaagaaaaagcaCTTTGATGAAGACTTCTTTTACAGAGGTGAGGGGCTGCTTTTAGGCTGATACACAAGAGGGGGGGACGTGGCAGATCTGGTGATGGGAATTAAATTGACTGAGATTTATTTGGCCCAAGGGTCCCtggtatatatttttgtttttctgctccCTGATCTTCTGAAACATCTTCTGCAGACCTCCAAGGATCTGGCCTCCCAGTGCACAAAAAGAAACGCAAGTCCTCCGACGGCTCCCTGcctctgtcctcctcctccCACCCCCCTCACTCCACAGACACTGCCATGGGTCTCCTGCAGGCCATCACCTCCCCGATGGCCACGGGCTCTGAGCCCAACCCGCACCTGCACAAGAAGCCCTCCTACCCCCCATCATCCTCTCATTCCTCCTCCAAGGAGCGGAGGCGCGAGGGAGGGCATGGAACCAGCAAGAGCCACTCTTCTTCCCACTCCCGCTCACTCTCATCGTCGTCATCCTCCTCCAAAAAGCACTCCTCTAAATCGACACTGTATCTAAGCGGGGGTGGTAAGAGCAGCAACAGCAGCGCGGGGGGGGGCGAGCCCCTGACCCTCAGGGAGGCGGAGGGCCTGAAGATGAAGCTCATCCTTTCACCGAAGGAGAAGGGCGAAGGAGGCGCATCTGAGGGATTCCCGTTCCCGCCACactcttcctcatcctcctcagccTCCTCCAGTGCCAAGAAAGGGAGCTCGAAGAAGGAGAAGGACAGAGATAGGATGCTACTGTCCAAGTCCCCTAAGAAGAGGCAGCAGAGCAGGGATCCTCTTCctgtggtgggggaggaagtGGAGCTGGAAGGTAAGCATGCTCCTCACTGTCACCCACCTCCCACTCCACCTCCACACAATTACTTTGTATTTATGTATACAAGTTCAAATTCTACTAAACCATATTGGGTTATGAGTGACTGGAAAAAGCTGAATCTCCCCCTTTTCAGACTTATTTTTATATGCAGGCTATTCTTCAAAATCTGTCAACATCGTGTTTTAATGTTCGGACATAGCATTTTTACTGAATTCAATTTGACCTtggacagtgtttttttttctaatcttGGGTATCAGATATTCATTTTCTGCTTGGTCCCACTTTAGGTGAAATGTTCCACCTTTTGTAAATCATGTTTAGTTTTATACTGTGTGAGTTGGTTCTTTTAGCATCATGTGAATTGTTCTTTTACAATATTAAAGTCATCGAGGTCTGCATTAACCTATCAGGGCACTATGGTGGAGCCCTTGGCTTGATGGGTGGAGAAACCTCTTCTTCAGGCGGTGAATTGGAGGCGGGCGAGCTGGTGATAGATGACTCATATACTCAGCTAAccaaaaagaagaagaagagcaAGAAAAGCAAGAAGAAAAAGGAGAAAGAGAGGGATAGGGAGAAGGATAAAAGTGGAAGAGAAAAAAAGCACAATCGAGCGGGCAGTAAAAAAGGTTTGTCAGGTGAGATGCTGAGTGTCGTGTGGACAGGCACGACTCGttctgtgttttgtttgctCAGGTGTTATTGAAGTGTGTACGCAGAATAATAAGCcctgctcctgtttcctgtACAGGAACGTCTCTCCTCCTGTCTTCTGGGGAGGTTTCCCGGAGCCACGCCCATTCCCATgggtcagccaatcacagcacgGGAGTCGGACTTTATGCGATGGCTTCTCCGGTCTCCGCTCACCACCACAGTAGTGAATCACAGAgcgagaagaagaagaaaaaggaggATAAAGATAGGGAAAAGATGGAGAGGGAAAAAGAAAAGGTCAGAAATGCGACAGAAAGTTTGGGATTGTGTGCGTGTCGCCGTCTGCTCTCCATATAAAGGTGTTCTTTTGTTTTGGCAGCCCAAGAAGAAAAACATGACTGCATACCAGGTGTTCTGTAAGGAGTACAGGGTCAACATCAATGCTGAGCAACCAGGACTAGGTCTGTGCCCCTCATACCGCTTCCTGCCTCCTGTCATGATGACCATCACCATTGCTCTCTGTAGAACCCCCATAAATTGCATATCAGATAAAACAATGAACCACGCAGAGAACAGAAAGATACCATGTGTATGTTTCTGTATAGATGTATATATGAAATATGCAGgtctaattttgtttttatttgcagtaaTAGAATACAATTTATGGAATTCACAAaagtttttaatacatttaatgttCTGATTTATGTAAACACAATTTGTaaagtgttttgtttattttattgcagTTTTCGGGGAGTTGAGTAAAAAACTTGCAGAGGTGTGGAAACAATTGCCTGAAAAAGACAAACAGGTTAGTTGTTTTGAGAGATGAAATAAGACAATTTGCTGTGTTAGCCTGACCACTGCTGGCAAAACTGTCTCTTATTGTGACAGTTTTTCAGCTTCTTGTTTCTTATATTTTAATACGACTACAGTTCAGCCCAgtatatttccatccatccatccattgtccaacccgcttatcctactgggtcgcggggggtccggagcctatcccggaagccaaccctggacagggggccagcccatcgcagggcacactcacacaccattcactcacacatgcacacctaagggcaatttagaacATGCAacatgagaacatgcaaactccacacacatgtgacccaggtggagactcgaacccaggtcccagaggtgcgaggcaacagtgctaaccactgcaccaccatgccgccccagTATATTTCCATCCTAAATAAATCAGTACAACAGAGTTCAAACATTGAATACTGACATCTGATCAGACTCCTGACTGCTTCTCCCTGCCGCCTTCAGGTGTGGAGACAGAAAGCTCAGTACCTGCAACACAAGCAGAACAAAGCAGAGGCTACAACGGTCAAGCGCAAGATCTCGGGCTCCGAAGGCAGCAAAGTCAAAGGTAATCATGAGCACTCAGGCCCAGAGACCCATCAACCATCAGCCAGCCTTTTAGGGGAATGTTGCTTATTTCGCGTCAAGCCACAGTATAGAGATTAAAAACATTTGTACAGGTGGAAAATTAACTGTTTAATTGGCAACCCTCTACTACAGGTTTAGCATTTTTGACCCGAAGTCTACTTCCCTGACCTGTAGAAATGTCATAGAAATATGTGACCATATGGTTTCAGAAAGAGAGCACAGAGTAAGCATGCCGTCCCCCATTCTCTGTCCCTTGTCCTCTTTCCCAGGCCCACTGAAGgggacagcaggaggaagcggaggggGATCTGTTGTTCTGTCCCCCAGTCGAACCTCCGTGGGGGTGTCCCTGTCTCCGGCACGTGTCCCAGAAGTGGACCCCATTGACGCTGCCGCTCACCTGCAGTTGCTGGGAGAGTCTCTCTCGCTCATTGGGCACCGGCTACAGGAGACAGAGGCTAGTATATGTCATGGAGGAGCAGAGCTTATGCGGGGGGGCAAGCAAGTTTGTCTGGTGATATTTTAGTCAAATTTGATGGCAAAACAgcagaagaaacatgtttaatGTCAAGTCTGGGATCTTCCATCTGTTCTAAGTTTTTTCTTGCAGCAGTGATGTTGCCATAGAAACACTGGAAAGGGACTAAGCGCATGTCCTCCCCCtcggtgtcccacagggcatGGTGGCCGTGTCGGGCAGCCTGTCCGTTTTGCTGGACTCCATCCTGTGTGCCCTGGGTCCCCTGACCTGTCTCACCGCCCAGGTCCCAGAACTGAACGGCTGTCCGCGGCGCGTGCTGGTGAGGTGTCCACCGTGTCTCTCACACCatcttttttcattttcccGTCTCCAGGTAGTTACACTGAAAATATGTCTAAACTTTATCTTTTCATTTGTGTAATATGTGTTCTTTAGTATGCATTACTGGTAAATTGTTGGGTAATGTGTGTTTTGCTATTTTGTTCTGCTTGAATGGGGGGGTGAATCCGACATGCGTAAAATTTGACTTGCTTAAGGTTCTGTGGAACGGATTACTTGTATGAGGCAAGAACTGTCTGTATATCTAAATTTCTCCCTCCTTCACAAAGTAAAAGAGAGTCCGACCCTTTACTTCCTGTTTGTCTCTGTTGTCTTTCAGTCCAACACTCTGGACAACATTGCCTATGTGATGCCAGGACTGTGAGGACCATGGGGAATCCCCGATAGTGCCAGGCAGGAAGCGGTACCATGGCGACGGAGCGTGCCCACCTGAcacctcgggggggggggggggggcgtgcagcCACGGTCCAGCTTTGGATACGTGTGGACAGTTGTAGTTTTAAATTTGCTTTTAATCCCTTGTTtcattctttttaattttttgttttattgctgttttttCCAATTAAACCTATTTTagtgaatatttttaaattcccgtgaataacatttttatttgttaaagtgtgtgtgtgtccttatTGATTTCCTGTCATTGAAGACCAGCGACGCCAGCATAGTTCCCCTGAAGTGTAATATTGATACACAAGATGTGATACACAGTTACCCTCCAAATAATACATTATCATCTTGATAAGAGCCCTTGTCTGTGGCACATGTGATCATTATGAATGTGCTCACCCTACTTTTTTCACTCAGGTTTCCAATCTTTCGGTGTTGTAAACTAATTTTGTTTACATACAATGGACTTGGTTTCCTTTTGAAAACTTGGTATTGGTTCTCATCTCCCAGGTGTGGTTTCTCCATtttccaccagggggcagccctGAGTGAGACTTGGCTTTGGAGGGCAGCAACCTGAACCAAGATATTTTAGTCAAGCTTTTTGGATTCAGTTACTGTATGGAGCAGCAGTAGAAAGAATAAGTTAGAACATTAGCGTTTGAACAGGAATAATGTTCTTCTAGTTACAggcacatttcattttttaaaatgtattttttaagtcATTACATCCTATTAGGCCTGGGGGtagggctcgatggcgagcacctggtggcgaggcctgcacccatggggcctggttggGTGCAGCCCGAAGAAGGCATGTGgctcccccctccaatgggctcaccaccagtaggaggggccataggggttgGGTGCAGTGTGcgttgggcagtggccaaaggcggggaccttggcggtctgatcctcagctgcagaagctctagggacatggaatgtcacctctctggcagggaaggagcctgagctggtgcgcgaggtggtgaagttccgactagatatagtcaggctcacctcgacacacggcttgggctctggaaccaatctcctcgAGGGGGATTGGACCCTGTTCCATTCTGGAGTTGCTCGCGGGGAAAGGCGCCAGGCATGGGTGGGcatattgccccctggctgagtgcctgcacattggggtttactgcagtggacgagagggtagcctcccttcgccttcgggtggggggacgggtcctgactgttgtttgtgcttatgcacTGAGTGGCAGTTCAgattacccaccctttttggagtccttggaaggggtgttggagagcactcctcctggggactcttgttctactgggggacttcaatgcccatgtgggcaatgacagtgagacctggagtggcatGATTGGGAGTAACGGcccccctgatctgaacccgagcgtTCTTTTATTATTGGATTTCTGTGCTCATcgtggattgtccataatgaacaccatgttcaagcataagggtgtccatacgTGCActtgatcactacctggtggtgggttggctccgctggtgggggaggaagctggccggacctggcaggcccaagcatatagtgaaggtctgctgggaacgtctggccgAATCTcctgtcaggaggagcttcaactcctacctctggCAGAGTTTCttccatgtcccgggggaggcgggggacactGAGTCTGAATGGGCCTTGTTctgtgcctccattgtggagtcGGCTGACCgcagctgtggccgtaaggtggtcggtgcctgtcgcggcggcaatccccgaacctgctggtggacaccagtggtgagggatgccgtcaagctgaagaaggagtcctattgggcctttttagcctgtgggactccagaggcaggtgacaggtaccggcaggccaagcggaatGTGTCTTCAGCGGTCGccgaggcaaaaactcgggtgtgggaggagtttggtgaggccatggaaaacgacttccggacggctttgaggagattctgTTCCACCATCCGGCATCTCAGGGTGGGAAAgtggtgcaacatcaacactttatggtggggatggggcacTGCTGACAACTCGGGATGTTTTGGGTCGATGGggggaatacttcgaagacctcctcaatcccaccgacacgtcTTTCAGTGAGGaggcagagtctggggacttgggtgtggactctcctatctctggggtggaggtcgctgaggtggttaaaaagctcctcggtggccaagccccgggggtggatgagatccacctagagttccttaaggctctgggtgctgtggggctgtcttggttaacacgcatctgtagcatcgcgtggacatcagaggcagtgcctctggactggcagaccggggtggtggtccccctctttaagaagggggactggagggtgtactccaactatagggggatcacactccttagcctccctggtaaggtctattcgggggttctggagaggagggtccgccggattgtcgaacctcggattcaggaggagcagtgtggttttcgccccggccatggaacagtggaccagctctatactctccgtagggttctggagggttcatgggagtttgcccaaccagtctacatgtgttttgtggacttggagaaggcattcgaccgtgtccctccgggactatggggtgccgggcttccttttaagggctgttcggtccctgtatgactggtgccagagtctggtccacatgggcggcaataagtcggacttgtttccggtgagggttggactccgtcagggctgccctttgtcaccgactctgttcataacttttatggacagaatttctaggcgcagccagggcgttgagggtgtccggtttggtgacctcaggattaggtctctgctttttgcagatgatgtggtcctgttggcctcatcggaccgtgaccttcagctctcgctgggacagttcgcagccgagtgtgaagtggctgggatgagaatcagcacctccaaatctgagaccatggtcctcagccggaaaagggtagaatgctctctccaggtcggggatgggatccttccccaagtggaggagtttaagtatctcggggtcttgttcacgagttgggggacgatggagcgggaagttgacaggcagatcggtgcggcgtccgcagtgatgcaggcgctgcatcggtctgtcatggtgaagaaggagctgagccaaaaggcgaagctctcgatttaccagtcgatctacattcctaccctcacctatggccacgagctgtgggtagtgaccgaaagaacgagatcgcgagtgcaagcagccgaaatgagtttcctccgcagggtggctgggctctcccttagagatagggtgaggagctcggtcatttggGAGgaactcagagtagagccgctgctcctccgcattgagaggagtcagatgaggtggctcgggcatctgattaggatgcctcctggacgcctccctggtgaggtgttccgggcatgtcccactgggaggaggccccggggaagacccaggacacgctggagggactatgtctctcggctggcctgggaacgcctcgggattcccccagaggagctggatgaagtggctggggagagggaagtctgggtttccctgctgagattgctgcccccgtgacccaacctcggataagcgggagaaaatggatggatggatggataggtgtaATTTTCGGGGGCCGGGaagcaattaattggttttccattatttcttatgggaaaaattcgatccggagtccggaacggattaagttcgagaaccgaggtaccactgtatttcattTAAGATCCTTAGGTTATGTCACAACAATAATGATGATAAGTGCATCAAATGGCACAAGATATACAGCATTCGCATTCTGATTATACAGCCGGGCCTATTGGTATAATTACGGAAAATTTCCATGGCAGGTGCTTCCTGTGGTGTAATGTAACCTGTTTGCCATTTGACCCGAGGATGTCACGAGGGGTGGGGGTTGTGTGTGTTATTGGCGCGACTGGGATGTAAGTCGGTATGTTTTTGTATACGTCTTCTgagcagtgttgccaacttagcgactttgtcgctatatTCAGCGAGTTTTTACACCCCTGGCTTTGTCAGCCCTGGCTTAGCTTCGTCAACAGtacatttaaaattttctacatctAAATGACTACTAAAATAAATTACTGATTTGACTCACACACCCTCAGTCACTTACTCACCTCCTCCACTGTGTTTTCGCCTCTCTGTGACATACGCTAAACAATCATCATGTTTCAGTCTGAACTGTATTCTCAGAAATACAGAAAGGAGTGGGAGTCAAACCCTGAATTCAAAGGCTACTCAAAAGGCAAAACCTTATAACAGTTCCACCCAAACCACACTGCCATCAGGTCACCATGGCATTAGCTATCGCTGCTTTCTCAGACTCCGCTACTGCTACCCACTTCAAAATGCACAGGACAAAGTGTACAGAAATGATTAATGGTGTTCTAGCACCGtactttctaaaaaaaaattggtcCCAGATATGGGTGAGCATCATTTCAGCCTCCTCCTCGATGGGTCCGCagatgtaagtgttctaagtaCCTGGGGATTGTGATAAGGTACTTTAGTGACACCAAGCAGACAATTGTGTC includes:
- the hmgxb4a gene encoding HMG domain-containing protein 4a isoform X2: MAFEEIKKKGLIEVSGMEGDVGLVAGRSQREKRRSYKDLLREEEEIAAQVRKSAKKRPKDSELFLLGGESHKKKKKHFDEDFFYRDLQGSGLPVHKKKRKSSDGSLPLSSSSHPPHSTDTAMGLLQAITSPMATGSEPNPHLHKKPSYPPSSSHSSSKERRREGGHGTSKSHSSSHSRSLSSSSSSSKKHSSKSTLYLSGGGKSSNSSAGGGEPLTLREAEGLKMKLILSPKEKGEGGASEGFPFPPHSSSSSSASSSAKKGSSKKEKDRDRMLLSKSPKKRQQSRDPLPVVGEEVELEGGELEAGELVIDDSYTQLTKKKKKSKKSKKKKEKERDREKDKSGREKKHNRAGSKKGLSGTSLLLSSGEVSRSHAHSHGSANHSTGVGLYAMASPVSAHHHSSESQSEKKKKKEDKDREKMEREKEKPKKKNMTAYQVFCKEYRVNINAEQPGLVFGELSKKLAEVWKQLPEKDKQVWRQKAQYLQHKQNKAEATTVKRKISGSEGSKVKGPLKGTAGGSGGGSVVLSPSRTSVGVSLSPARVPEVDPIDAAAHLQLLGESLSLIGHRLQETEGMVAVSGSLSVLLDSILCALGPLTCLTAQVPELNGCPRRVLSNTLDNIAYVMPGL
- the hmgxb4a gene encoding HMG domain-containing protein 4a isoform X1; translation: MAFEEIKKKGLIEVSGMEGDVGLVAGRSQREKRRSYKDLLREEEEIAAQVRKSAKKRPKDSELFLLGGESHKKKKKHFDEDFFYRDLQGSGLPVHKKKRKSSDGSLPLSSSSHPPHSTDTAMGLLQAITSPMATGSEPNPHLHKKPSYPPSSSHSSSKERRREGGHGTSKSHSSSHSRSLSSSSSSSKKHSSKSTLYLSGGGKSSNSSAGGGEPLTLREAEGLKMKLILSPKEKGEGGASEGFPFPPHSSSSSSASSSAKKGSSKKEKDRDRMLLSKSPKKRQQSRDPLPVVGEEVELEGHYGGALGLMGGETSSSGGELEAGELVIDDSYTQLTKKKKKSKKSKKKKEKERDREKDKSGREKKHNRAGSKKGLSGTSLLLSSGEVSRSHAHSHGSANHSTGVGLYAMASPVSAHHHSSESQSEKKKKKEDKDREKMEREKEKPKKKNMTAYQVFCKEYRVNINAEQPGLVFGELSKKLAEVWKQLPEKDKQVWRQKAQYLQHKQNKAEATTVKRKISGSEGSKVKGPLKGTAGGSGGGSVVLSPSRTSVGVSLSPARVPEVDPIDAAAHLQLLGESLSLIGHRLQETEGMVAVSGSLSVLLDSILCALGPLTCLTAQVPELNGCPRRVLSNTLDNIAYVMPGL